A section of the Natranaeroarchaeum aerophilus genome encodes:
- the hisS gene encoding histidine--tRNA ligase translates to MYERIKGFRDFYPTEMQARRQVFDEVESTVRGYGFREIGTPAMEDAQLYIDKSGEEIVDELYSFEDKGGRHVALTPELTPTVARMVVAKQQELSKPIKWFSTRPFWRYEEPQQGRFREFYQTNVDIFGSAEPSADAEILAVAADMLRNLGLDAEDFEFRVSHRDILGGLLEAFEGEIATQQAIRAVDKSAKIETAEYHDLLVDAGLSYEQAREFDDLLDVDEDELDELIEFAGTDRIDEAVTNLRNVLAAAEDFGVREYCDLSLETARGLDYYTGVVFECFDSTGEVSRAVFGGGRYDDLIESFGGQPTPAVGFAPGDATLSLLLQRAGVWPEEELSTDYYVLQVGDTRPVAARIARELREAGNVVETDVADRSFGAQMNYADSVNAETVVIVGERDLENDEVTLKDMESGDQVQAPVSEFPGEHDRPTIEEFE, encoded by the coding sequence ATGTACGAACGCATCAAGGGCTTTCGCGATTTCTACCCCACGGAAATGCAGGCCCGTCGGCAGGTCTTCGACGAGGTCGAGTCCACCGTTCGGGGCTACGGGTTCCGCGAAATCGGGACGCCAGCGATGGAGGACGCACAGCTGTACATCGACAAGAGCGGCGAGGAGATCGTCGACGAACTCTACAGTTTCGAGGACAAGGGGGGACGTCACGTCGCGCTCACGCCCGAGTTGACGCCGACGGTCGCCCGGATGGTCGTCGCCAAACAACAGGAGCTCTCGAAGCCGATCAAGTGGTTCTCGACGCGACCGTTCTGGCGCTACGAGGAGCCCCAGCAGGGCCGATTCCGGGAGTTCTACCAGACAAACGTCGACATCTTCGGCTCCGCCGAGCCGAGCGCCGACGCCGAGATCCTGGCCGTCGCGGCCGACATGCTGCGGAACCTCGGCCTCGACGCCGAGGACTTCGAGTTCCGCGTCTCCCATCGGGACATCCTCGGTGGCCTCCTCGAGGCCTTCGAGGGCGAGATCGCCACCCAGCAGGCGATCCGGGCCGTCGACAAGAGCGCGAAGATCGAGACCGCCGAGTACCACGACCTGCTCGTCGACGCCGGACTCTCCTACGAGCAGGCCCGCGAGTTCGACGACCTGCTCGACGTCGACGAGGACGAACTCGACGAACTGATCGAGTTCGCGGGAACTGACCGCATCGACGAGGCAGTGACTAACCTCCGGAACGTGCTCGCCGCCGCCGAGGACTTCGGCGTCCGCGAGTACTGTGATCTCTCGCTTGAGACCGCCCGGGGGCTCGATTACTACACCGGCGTCGTCTTCGAGTGTTTCGACTCGACGGGCGAGGTCTCCCGCGCCGTCTTCGGTGGCGGTCGCTACGACGACCTCATCGAGAGCTTCGGCGGGCAGCCCACGCCCGCGGTCGGCTTCGCGCCCGGCGATGCGACGCTTTCCCTGCTGCTCCAGCGTGCCGGGGTCTGGCCCGAGGAGGAACTCTCGACGGATTACTACGTCCTGCAGGTCGGCGACACCCGTCCCGTCGCTGCGCGGATCGCCCGCGAGCTACGGGAAGCAGGCAACGTCGTCGAGACAGACGTCGCCGACCGGAGCTTCGGCGCACAGATGAACTACGCCGACTCGGTAAACGCCGAGACGGTCGTGATCGTCGGCGAGCGCGACCTCGAAAACGACGAAGTGACGCTCAAGGATATGGAAAGCGGCGATCAGGTGCAGGCTCCGGTTAGCGAGTTCCCCGGCGAGCACGACCGACCCACGATCGAGGAGTTCGAGTAG
- a CDS encoding MATE family efflux transporter, translating into MSEDRSVDLTEGRLFVPLLVLSGPIVASQLLQVSYNLIDTYFVGRLGADAVAALGFALPFAFLMISLGSGLTVAGTVLVAQHKGAGNEEKVARVAGQTITFVSITSVILAAIGYVLAPALLPYIGTDPGTATHRMAVEYTRTIFVGVVFMFGFFIFQAILRGWGDTRTPLYLMSLSVAINILLDPFLILGFENNPLFEWAGLLDLQSDLLAATGFTGYGVQGAAIATVFSRGVSAAIGFWLLFTGRVGIDLSLADLKPELDVVRKILDVGGPSGLERGADSLAYTGMTALVGLVSADAVAAYGIGNRINTLVYLPAVGLAQGTETAVGQNLGAGKQGRARKAVLLSSGIIFGVLAVFSVLAFVFAETIVSIFIEGDGADAVVRMGTDYFKIIGPTYVFMGLFQVINAGFRGAGSTRTAFIFSLVAQWGLRIPPTLVFITALSMGAMGVWWGIAFSHVAAAAVVAVWFLVGDWDQGVIERDDDQQEASEGVAPAGE; encoded by the coding sequence GTGAGTGAGGACCGATCCGTCGATCTCACAGAGGGGCGACTGTTCGTCCCGCTACTCGTACTGTCGGGGCCGATCGTTGCCTCCCAGCTGCTGCAGGTGTCGTACAACCTGATCGACACGTACTTCGTCGGACGGCTCGGGGCCGATGCCGTCGCGGCGCTTGGCTTTGCGCTCCCCTTTGCCTTCCTGATGATCAGTCTCGGGAGCGGCCTGACGGTCGCCGGAACCGTGCTGGTCGCCCAGCACAAGGGCGCGGGTAACGAGGAAAAGGTCGCCCGCGTGGCCGGGCAGACGATTACGTTCGTCTCGATCACGTCCGTCATCCTCGCCGCGATCGGATACGTGCTCGCACCAGCTCTCCTGCCGTACATCGGCACCGATCCGGGCACCGCGACCCACCGGATGGCCGTCGAGTACACCCGGACGATCTTCGTCGGGGTCGTCTTCATGTTCGGCTTCTTCATTTTCCAGGCGATCCTCCGGGGGTGGGGCGATACGCGGACCCCCCTGTATCTGATGAGCCTGAGCGTCGCGATCAACATTCTCCTCGACCCGTTCTTGATCCTCGGCTTCGAGAACAACCCGCTGTTCGAGTGGGCTGGGCTGCTCGACCTTCAGTCCGACCTGCTCGCCGCGACGGGCTTTACGGGCTATGGTGTGCAGGGTGCAGCGATCGCCACTGTCTTTTCACGCGGTGTCAGCGCAGCCATCGGCTTCTGGCTGCTGTTTACCGGACGCGTCGGGATCGATCTCTCCCTTGCGGATCTCAAACCCGAGCTGGACGTCGTGCGAAAGATCCTCGACGTCGGCGGCCCCTCGGGGCTCGAACGCGGTGCCGACTCGCTTGCCTACACCGGCATGACCGCACTCGTCGGTCTCGTCAGTGCGGACGCCGTCGCCGCCTACGGGATCGGCAACCGGATCAACACGCTGGTCTACCTCCCTGCGGTCGGACTGGCTCAGGGGACCGAGACGGCGGTCGGCCAGAACCTCGGCGCGGGCAAGCAGGGCCGGGCACGAAAAGCCGTCCTGCTCAGTTCGGGGATCATCTTCGGCGTCCTCGCCGTGTTCAGCGTACTCGCGTTCGTTTTCGCCGAAACGATCGTTTCGATCTTCATCGAGGGCGACGGTGCCGACGCTGTCGTCCGGATGGGGACGGACTATTTCAAGATCATCGGCCCGACCTACGTGTTCATGGGCCTCTTTCAGGTGATCAATGCGGGCTTCCGCGGCGCGGGCAGTACACGAACGGCGTTCATCTTCTCGCTGGTCGCCCAGTGGGGCCTGCGGATCCCGCCGACGCTCGTCTTCATTACCGCGCTCTCGATGGGCGCGATGGGCGTCTGGTGGGGGATCGCGTTCTCGCACGTCGCCGCCGCTGCGGTGGTCGCGGTCTGGTTCCTCGTCGGCGATTGGGATCAGGGCGTTATCGAGCGAGACGACGACCAGCAGGAAGCCAGCGAGGGGGTGGCACCCGCCGGGGAGTAA
- a CDS encoding amino acid permease, which produces MPSGLKRDLGLPETTAIAIGAMVGSGIFILPALAYEIAGTTVILAFIIAAVLVLPAAASKAEMATAMPEDGGTYIYVERGMGPLLGTIAGVGTWFSLSFKGALALVGGVPYLIYLAGGELPLSIRAIAITVAVVLIALNLVGSDVTGRFQVGIVAIMLAIMMLFITIGTPQVQAPRLEGAFDPRSSGALSLFEAAGAVFVSYAGVTKVASVAEEIENPSRNIPLGIFISLFFTAALYVLVVLVTIGVVDAPGGTLGTIDIPGAEDAVIAEAANNLLGWPGVIAITIAAMFALISTANAGILSASRYPFAMARDDLAPRQFTDISERFGTPSKAVTLTGAIILLMIAFVPILQIAKLASAFQILVFVLVNLALIGFREGAVDGYDPDYVAPLYPWLQLFGIVAGLGLLTTMGTIPIVGAVVITGGSMAWYYTYAHKRIDREGAARSGIRQEVSATALDRTRDLFESTREYDVLVAITERTSDRAKRDMVRMATDLGRLRTTVVTVAEFLDVPHRVFHEDHAEVYDLDEPEWIRDESGDRPDWLPDGAFRPPKRTSGGVQIDAKRTDDRPTTKVEHREIDSEDHKEAIVDYATYEGYDLLVLERDRAHLHERMFGNETDWLLKNAPCDVMLVEDRGFDGADEIAVVAARGTYDPIKLLIADAVAEETGASIHLIQALGEDAPDTQREDVEQYHQELISICTVEARSSIIETDDRVAGLARFVGDADLLVTGVDSSGLRGRLLSSPSNQLVESVECTAVMVQGHDSTRAQGLIGRLLMNYVFK; this is translated from the coding sequence GTGCCGTCCGGATTAAAACGCGATCTCGGACTACCCGAGACCACGGCGATCGCTATCGGTGCGATGGTTGGCTCGGGGATCTTCATTCTACCTGCGCTAGCCTACGAAATCGCCGGGACGACGGTTATTCTTGCGTTCATTATCGCGGCCGTACTGGTACTCCCGGCGGCTGCAAGCAAAGCCGAAATGGCGACAGCGATGCCCGAAGACGGGGGGACCTACATCTACGTCGAGCGGGGGATGGGACCGCTGTTGGGAACGATCGCAGGTGTCGGCACGTGGTTCTCGCTGTCGTTCAAAGGTGCACTCGCGCTGGTAGGCGGCGTCCCGTATCTCATCTACCTCGCCGGAGGGGAGTTGCCACTCTCTATCAGGGCGATTGCGATTACAGTCGCCGTAGTCCTGATTGCGTTAAACCTAGTCGGATCGGACGTCACCGGGCGCTTTCAGGTCGGGATCGTGGCGATTATGCTTGCGATAATGATGCTGTTTATTACGATCGGCACGCCGCAGGTGCAAGCCCCTCGTCTGGAAGGGGCGTTCGATCCCCGGTCGTCCGGGGCACTGTCACTGTTTGAGGCGGCAGGCGCTGTCTTCGTTTCCTACGCCGGCGTCACGAAAGTCGCCAGCGTCGCCGAGGAGATCGAAAATCCGTCGCGGAATATCCCACTGGGAATTTTCATTTCGCTGTTTTTCACCGCTGCACTGTACGTACTGGTCGTGCTCGTGACGATCGGCGTCGTCGACGCACCCGGGGGAACCCTCGGGACGATCGATATCCCCGGAGCGGAAGACGCCGTGATCGCCGAGGCGGCGAACAACCTGCTGGGCTGGCCGGGCGTGATCGCGATCACTATCGCTGCGATGTTTGCACTCATCAGTACGGCCAACGCCGGAATCCTCTCGGCATCGCGGTATCCCTTTGCGATGGCCCGGGACGATCTGGCCCCACGGCAGTTCACCGACATCAGCGAGCGCTTCGGTACACCATCGAAAGCGGTCACGCTTACCGGTGCAATCATCCTGCTGATGATCGCGTTCGTACCGATTCTCCAGATCGCAAAACTCGCGTCTGCGTTCCAGATCCTCGTGTTCGTGCTGGTCAACCTCGCGCTGATCGGCTTCCGGGAGGGTGCCGTCGACGGCTACGATCCGGACTACGTGGCCCCACTGTATCCCTGGTTACAGCTGTTCGGGATCGTCGCCGGACTGGGCCTGCTGACGACGATGGGGACGATCCCGATCGTCGGCGCGGTGGTGATCACCGGCGGTTCGATGGCCTGGTACTACACGTACGCCCACAAGCGGATCGACCGCGAAGGGGCGGCTCGTTCCGGGATCCGACAGGAGGTCAGCGCCACCGCGCTCGACCGGACCCGTGATCTGTTCGAGAGCACCCGCGAGTACGACGTGCTGGTCGCGATCACCGAACGAACCTCCGATCGAGCGAAACGCGACATGGTCCGTATGGCGACTGATCTCGGACGGCTCCGGACCACGGTGGTGACGGTCGCCGAGTTCCTCGACGTTCCACACCGAGTGTTCCACGAGGACCACGCGGAGGTGTACGATCTGGACGAACCGGAGTGGATCCGTGACGAGTCAGGTGACCGCCCCGACTGGCTCCCTGATGGGGCCTTCCGACCGCCAAAGCGTACCTCGGGCGGAGTGCAGATAGACGCCAAACGGACCGACGATCGCCCGACGACAAAGGTCGAACATCGCGAGATCGACAGCGAGGATCACAAGGAAGCCATCGTCGACTACGCGACCTACGAGGGCTACGACCTGCTGGTGCTCGAACGCGACCGAGCCCACCTCCACGAGCGTATGTTCGGCAACGAGACCGACTGGTTGCTGAAAAACGCGCCGTGTGACGTGATGCTCGTCGAGGACCGGGGCTTCGACGGTGCCGACGAGATCGCGGTCGTCGCTGCCCGCGGCACGTACGATCCGATCAAGCTCCTGATTGCCGACGCAGTCGCCGAGGAGACCGGTGCATCGATCCACCTCATTCAGGCGCTCGGCGAGGACGCCCCCGACACCCAGCGCGAGGACGTCGAGCAGTACCACCAGGAGCTCATCTCGATCTGTACCGTGGAGGCTCGCTCGTCGATCATCGAGACCGACGACCGCGTGGCAGGGCTCGCCCGCTTCGTCGGTGACGCCGACCTGCTGGTCACGGGTGTCGATAGCAGTGGGCTCAGAGGGCGACTCCTGAGCAGCCCGAGCAACCAGCTCGTTGAGTCCGTCGAGTGTACCGCCGTGATGGTGCAGGGCCACGACAGCACCAGAGCACAGGGACTGATCGGCCGGCTACTGATGAACTACGTCTTCAAATAG
- a CDS encoding adenosylhomocysteinase, whose protein sequence is MSDYQPISEQLDDVEGAREDGHRKMDWARQHMPILNALRDDFVADQPLAGERVGMAMHVEAKTACLVELLAEGGADVAITGCNPLSTHDDVSAALDEHDRITSYAKRGVDDEEYYAAIDAVIDHDPTITVDDGADLIFRIHQEYPELIDSIVGGCEETTTGVHRLRAMAEDGELDYPVFAVNDTPMKRLFDNVHGTGESSLANIAMTTNLSWAGKTLVVAGYGDCGRGVAKKAEGQNADVIVTEVEPRRALEAHMEGYEVMPMAEAAKEGDVFITTTGNRDVITEEHFEVMRDGVLLANAGHFDVEVNLDQLSDLAVDTYEARDGVQTYELDDGRRLNVLAEGRLVNLASPIALGHPVEVMDQSFGIQAVAAREIAQNGSEYDAGVHDVPDELDREVAEIKLDADGVEFDSLSAEQSEYMNSWDHGT, encoded by the coding sequence ATGAGCGACTATCAGCCGATCTCCGAGCAGCTCGACGACGTCGAGGGCGCTCGCGAGGACGGCCACCGAAAGATGGACTGGGCGCGCCAGCACATGCCGATCCTGAACGCACTCCGCGACGACTTCGTTGCCGACCAGCCCCTTGCGGGCGAGCGCGTCGGGATGGCGATGCACGTCGAAGCAAAAACCGCCTGCCTCGTCGAACTGCTCGCCGAAGGCGGCGCGGACGTGGCGATCACCGGCTGTAATCCCCTCTCGACCCACGACGACGTCTCCGCTGCGCTGGACGAGCACGACCGGATCACCAGCTACGCGAAACGCGGCGTCGACGACGAGGAGTACTACGCCGCCATCGATGCCGTCATCGACCACGACCCGACGATCACCGTCGACGACGGCGCGGATCTGATCTTCCGCATCCACCAGGAGTATCCCGAACTGATCGATTCGATCGTGGGTGGCTGTGAGGAGACCACGACCGGCGTCCACCGCCTGCGCGCGATGGCCGAGGACGGCGAACTCGACTACCCCGTCTTCGCGGTCAACGACACGCCGATGAAGCGGCTGTTCGACAACGTCCACGGCACCGGCGAGTCTTCGCTTGCAAACATCGCCATGACGACGAACCTCTCGTGGGCCGGCAAGACCCTCGTCGTCGCCGGGTACGGCGACTGTGGCCGCGGCGTCGCCAAGAAGGCCGAAGGCCAGAACGCCGACGTCATCGTCACCGAGGTCGAGCCACGCCGTGCGCTCGAAGCCCACATGGAGGGCTACGAGGTCATGCCGATGGCCGAGGCCGCAAAGGAGGGTGACGTGTTCATCACGACGACCGGGAATCGTGACGTCATCACCGAGGAACACTTCGAGGTTATGCGGGATGGCGTCTTGCTCGCCAACGCGGGCCACTTCGACGTCGAGGTCAACCTCGACCAGCTTTCGGATCTCGCGGTCGACACCTACGAGGCCCGTGACGGCGTCCAGACCTACGAACTCGACGATGGCCGCCGCCTGAACGTCCTCGCGGAGGGTCGACTCGTCAACCTCGCCTCGCCGATCGCACTGGGGCATCCGGTCGAAGTGATGGACCAGAGCTTCGGCATTCAGGCCGTTGCCGCCCGCGAGATCGCCCAGAACGGCTCGGAGTACGATGCTGGTGTTCACGACGTACCCGACGAGCTCGACCGGGAGGTCGCCGAGATCAAACTCGACGCCGACGGTGTCGAGTTCGACTCGCTGTCCGCCGAGCAGTCGGAGTACATGAACAGCTGGGACCACGGGACGTAG
- a CDS encoding AbrB/MazE/SpoVT family DNA-binding domain-containing protein gives MATGDAPEETKVSDRGMVTIPASLRRRLDIEPGDKLRWNVDGEDLSVKIVRQRYGAFEDDDLQADFGSTDSGAHDVAGYDSDPSFGEDN, from the coding sequence ATGGCAACTGGTGATGCACCGGAAGAGACGAAAGTAAGTGATCGAGGAATGGTCACGATTCCCGCCTCGCTTCGGCGACGCCTCGACATCGAGCCCGGTGACAAACTCCGCTGGAACGTCGACGGCGAGGATCTATCCGTCAAAATCGTGAGGCAGCGCTACGGAGCGTTCGAGGATGACGACCTGCAAGCGGATTTTGGCAGCACTGACAGCGGTGCTCACGATGTCGCAGGATACGACTCCGATCCGTCGTTCGGCGAGGACAACTGA
- a CDS encoding type II toxin-antitoxin system VapC family toxin, producing MGQVVVDTNVLIDYKNVGAGNRHQQAVEIVRGIDSGELPAGVVTDSVLLETLNWIHERQRHDIAVDLRQRLSESAGFELVHSAQADFHRAVELFETYDGLAFGDAVIAAYMERTDIEYLFSWDDDFDALDRCIRLYSAENPFRSG from the coding sequence ATGGGCCAGGTCGTCGTCGATACGAACGTCCTTATCGATTACAAAAACGTCGGCGCTGGCAACCGGCACCAGCAAGCTGTCGAGATTGTTCGCGGCATCGACAGCGGGGAGTTACCAGCGGGTGTCGTGACGGACAGTGTCCTGCTGGAGACGCTGAACTGGATCCACGAGCGACAGCGCCACGACATAGCGGTCGACCTGCGCCAGCGACTCTCCGAATCGGCCGGGTTCGAACTCGTCCACTCCGCACAAGCGGACTTTCACCGGGCTGTCGAACTGTTCGAGACCTACGACGGGCTCGCCTTTGGGGACGCCGTGATCGCAGCGTATATGGAGCGAACCGACATCGAGTATCTGTTCTCCTGGGACGACGACTTCGATGCCCTCGACCGGTGTATTCGGCTATATAGTGCCGAAAACCCGTTCAGGAGCGGGTAG
- the psmB gene encoding archaeal proteasome endopeptidase complex subunit beta, with protein sequence MSNWIPGPDGTSQSPLDPELGPIADDGATKDNDLVTSTGTTTVGIATDDGVVIGTDMRASLGGRFVSNKDIQKVEPIHPTAAMTLVGSVGGAQSFISSLRAEASLYETRRGEPMNIPALATLAGNFARGGPFRAINPILGGVDEDGSHVYSIDPAGGVVADDYTVTGSGMQIAYGTLEQYYEEGLSLDEARSVVARAVQSATERDTGSGNGIYLADITSEGVEIQGNKEFDDVL encoded by the coding sequence ATGAGTAACTGGATCCCCGGACCAGACGGAACCAGCCAGTCTCCACTCGATCCCGAACTTGGCCCCATTGCCGACGACGGAGCGACGAAGGACAACGATCTCGTCACCTCGACCGGAACGACGACGGTCGGGATCGCGACCGACGACGGCGTCGTGATCGGCACCGACATGCGAGCCAGCCTCGGCGGCCGCTTCGTCTCGAACAAGGACATCCAGAAGGTCGAACCGATCCACCCGACGGCGGCGATGACGCTCGTCGGCTCGGTCGGCGGTGCCCAGTCGTTCATCAGCAGCCTGCGTGCGGAAGCGTCACTCTACGAGACGCGCCGCGGCGAGCCGATGAACATCCCGGCGCTGGCGACGCTCGCGGGCAACTTCGCCCGCGGCGGCCCGTTCCGCGCGATCAACCCGATCCTCGGCGGCGTCGATGAAGACGGCAGCCACGTCTACAGCATCGACCCCGCCGGCGGTGTGGTGGCCGACGACTACACGGTCACCGGAAGCGGGATGCAGATCGCCTACGGGACGCTCGAACAGTACTACGAGGAGGGTCTCTCGCTTGATGAGGCCCGGTCGGTCGTCGCCCGCGCGGTCCAGAGTGCGACCGAACGCGACACCGGGAGCGGTAACGGGATCTACCTCGCTGATATCACCAGCGAGGGCGTCGAGATTCAGGGCAACAAGGAGTTCGACGACGTGTTATAG